A single genomic interval of Ramlibacter sp. harbors:
- a CDS encoding LysR family transcriptional regulator has product MDQLQSMRVFVRVVEAGTFTRAAESLDLPKGTVTKLVQHLEARLKVRLLNRTTRRVTVTPDGAAYYERTLRVLNDLDDIEASMSNAQANPSGRLRVDVGTSVARLVIIPALPGFYQRYPDIQLDLGASDRPVDLISDNVDCVIRGGDLVEQSLVARRIGNMELVTVATPAYLEKHGVPGHPRELEQGHATINFFSARTGRMYPQEFEKDGELIEITGRYRLALNDSNAHLAAVLTGLGITQTVRFAAAPHIANGELVELLTDWPRAPIPIHVVYPPNRHLSAKVRAFVDWAADLFAKHPHLQRG; this is encoded by the coding sequence ATGGACCAGCTCCAGTCAATGAGGGTATTTGTGCGGGTGGTGGAGGCCGGCACCTTCACGCGCGCGGCGGAGTCACTGGATTTGCCCAAGGGCACGGTGACCAAGCTGGTGCAGCACCTGGAGGCGCGGCTCAAGGTGCGCCTGCTCAACCGCACCACGCGCCGCGTCACCGTCACGCCCGACGGCGCCGCCTATTACGAGCGCACCCTGCGCGTGCTGAACGACCTCGACGACATCGAGGCCAGCATGAGCAATGCCCAGGCCAACCCCAGCGGACGCCTGCGCGTGGACGTGGGCACCTCGGTGGCGCGGCTGGTGATCATTCCGGCGCTGCCGGGCTTTTACCAGCGCTACCCCGACATCCAGCTTGACCTGGGCGCGAGCGACCGGCCCGTGGACCTGATCAGCGACAACGTGGACTGCGTGATCCGCGGCGGTGACCTGGTGGAGCAGTCCCTGGTGGCGCGGCGCATCGGCAACATGGAACTGGTCACCGTGGCCACGCCCGCCTACCTGGAAAAGCACGGCGTGCCCGGGCACCCCAGGGAGCTGGAACAGGGCCACGCCACCATCAATTTCTTTTCGGCCCGCACGGGGCGGATGTACCCGCAGGAGTTTGAAAAGGATGGCGAACTGATCGAGATCACCGGCCGCTACAGGCTGGCGCTGAACGACAGCAACGCCCATCTGGCGGCGGTGCTCACGGGCCTGGGCATCACCCAGACCGTGCGCTTCGCGGCGGCCCCGCACATCGCCAATGGCGAGCTGGTGGAACTGCTCACCGACTGGCCCCGCGCGCCCATTCCCATCCACGTGGTGTACCCACCCAACCGACACCTGAGCGCCAAGGTGCGGGCCTTTGTGGACTGGGCGGCCGACCTGTTTGCCAAGCACCCGCATTTGCAGCGCGGTTGA
- a CDS encoding alpha/beta hydrolase, with protein sequence MTPKPPLPALRVTDSTLVLPGRAPLAVRIYGKKPAGAAVPLVLHLHGGAFVAGSLDCGACLAQLVAGAGAVVVSLAYPLAPAHPFPQAVEAAYAGVEWVYKHRHKLAGKDAPVYVAGEEAGGNLAAAVAMVARDRAHPPLAGQILVAPMLDPCTAMPSQREAMGEATGCKWADGWQHYLRGPMDAEHPYAVPAHAQRLADLPPALVLTGADDAMRDEALAYAERLRKAGIAVTSGVLDDRTGWPDTLGEPPSDECACSAAVQQHLRAFFGASRPPPPPS encoded by the coding sequence ATGACTCCCAAGCCGCCCCTGCCCGCACTGCGCGTCACCGACAGCACCCTCGTGCTGCCGGGGCGCGCGCCGCTGGCCGTGCGCATCTACGGCAAGAAGCCCGCCGGCGCGGCGGTGCCGCTGGTGCTGCACCTGCATGGCGGCGCGTTCGTGGCCGGCAGCCTGGACTGCGGCGCCTGCCTGGCCCAGCTGGTGGCGGGCGCGGGGGCCGTGGTGGTGTCGCTGGCCTACCCGCTGGCGCCGGCCCACCCGTTCCCCCAGGCGGTGGAAGCGGCGTATGCGGGCGTTGAGTGGGTCTACAAGCACCGCCACAAGCTCGCAGGCAAGGATGCCCCCGTGTATGTGGCCGGCGAGGAAGCCGGTGGCAACCTGGCGGCCGCGGTGGCCATGGTGGCGCGCGACCGCGCCCACCCGCCGCTGGCCGGGCAGATCCTGGTCGCGCCCATGCTCGACCCCTGCACGGCCATGCCCTCGCAGCGCGAAGCCATGGGCGAGGCCACCGGCTGCAAGTGGGCCGACGGCTGGCAGCACTACCTGCGCGGGCCCATGGACGCCGAGCACCCCTATGCGGTGCCCGCCCATGCCCAGCGCCTGGCTGACCTGCCGCCCGCGCTGGTCCTGACCGGCGCCGACGACGCCATGCGCGACGAGGCCCTTGCCTATGCCGAACGGCTGCGCAAGGCCGGCATTGCCGTGACCAGTGGCGTGCTCGACGACCGCACGGGCTGGCCCGACACCCTGGGTGAGCCCCCCAGCGACGAATGCGCCTGCAGCGCGGCCGTGCAGCAGCACCTGCGCGCCTTCTTCGGCGCGTCGCGGCCGCCCCCGCCGCCTTCCTAG
- a CDS encoding efflux RND transporter periplasmic adaptor subunit, protein MKQPSHSFTPRRKLWTLAAAVATLSTLAAGVITLHGETAQASAGPAEPQATPVSVATVAEREVAAWDEFSGRLEAVERVDVRSRVAGAVQAVHFREGALVRQGDLLITIDPAPYAAEVERAEAQVAAAQARVTHTHSEQERSQRLLAEHAIAQREYDERLNAQREADANLRAAQAALQSTRLNLGYTQVRAPVSGRVGRLEITVGNLVAAGPGAPVLTTLVSVSPIYASFDADEQVVARALKGLQGSGVSARALLERIPVQIGTAAMAGTPYHGKLQLIDNQVDAKSGTIRVRAAFDNKDGALMPGQFARIRMGQAQTAHALLVNERAVGTDQSKKFVLVVGADNKAEYREVTLGAPSGGLRVVTSGLKAGERIVVNGLQHIRPGALVQPQPVSMETKPEMQASAAEAAKS, encoded by the coding sequence ATGAAACAGCCTAGCCACTCCTTCACTCCGCGCCGCAAGCTCTGGACCCTCGCCGCCGCCGTGGCGACTCTGAGCACGCTGGCCGCGGGCGTCATCACCCTGCACGGCGAAACCGCCCAGGCCAGCGCCGGCCCGGCCGAGCCCCAGGCCACCCCGGTGTCGGTGGCCACCGTCGCCGAGCGCGAAGTCGCGGCCTGGGACGAGTTCTCGGGCCGGCTGGAGGCCGTGGAGCGGGTGGATGTGCGCTCGCGCGTGGCCGGCGCCGTGCAGGCCGTGCATTTCCGCGAAGGCGCGCTGGTGCGCCAGGGCGACCTGCTGATCACCATCGACCCGGCGCCCTATGCCGCCGAGGTGGAGCGCGCCGAAGCCCAGGTGGCCGCCGCGCAGGCCCGCGTCACCCACACCCACAGCGAGCAGGAGCGTTCGCAGCGGCTGCTGGCCGAGCACGCCATTGCCCAGCGCGAATACGACGAGCGGCTCAATGCCCAGCGCGAGGCCGACGCCAACCTGCGCGCGGCCCAGGCTGCGCTGCAGTCCACGCGGCTGAATCTGGGCTACACCCAGGTGCGCGCCCCGGTGTCGGGCCGCGTGGGCCGGCTTGAAATCACCGTGGGCAACCTGGTGGCCGCCGGCCCCGGGGCGCCCGTGCTGACCACGCTGGTCTCGGTGAGCCCGATCTACGCGAGCTTTGATGCCGACGAGCAGGTCGTGGCCCGCGCGCTCAAGGGCCTGCAGGGCAGCGGCGTCAGCGCGCGCGCGCTGCTCGAGCGCATTCCGGTGCAGATCGGCACGGCCGCCATGGCGGGCACGCCCTACCACGGCAAGCTGCAGCTGATCGACAACCAGGTGGATGCAAAGAGCGGCACCATCCGCGTGCGCGCGGCCTTCGACAACAAGGACGGCGCGCTGATGCCCGGCCAGTTTGCCCGCATCCGCATGGGCCAGGCCCAGACGGCGCATGCCCTGCTGGTCAATGAACGCGCCGTGGGCACAGACCAGAGCAAGAAATTCGTGCTGGTGGTGGGCGCCGACAACAAGGCCGAGTACCGCGAGGTCACGCTGGGCGCGCCCTCGGGCGGCCTGCGCGTGGTCACCAGCGGCCTGAAGGCCGGTGAGCGCATCGTGGTCAACGGC